The sequence CTAAACCGTCAACAAAATTGTGTATCGCCTCTTTGTTAATCACCTCGTTTTTACGGGTCAGGTCTTTCAATGCCTCGTAAGGATTTGGGAAAAACTCGCGACGCAAAATCGTTTGAATGGCCTCGGCAACCACGGCCCAATTATTTTCAAGGTCTTTTTCAATAGCGGCTGTATTGATCAATAATTTGTTCAATCCTTTCAACGTCGATTTAATAGCAATTAATGTATGACCAAAAGGAACGCCGATAAAACGGGTAACGGTTGAATCGGTCAGGTCGCGCTGCAATCGCGAAACCGGAAGTTTTTGTGATAGCTGCTCAAAGCCTGCGTTGGCAATGCCGATATTTCCTTCCGAGTTCTCAAAGTCGATCGGGTTAACTTTATGCGGCATGGTTGACGAACCTACTTCGCCCTTTTTGATTTTCTGCTTGAAGTAATTCATCGAAATATATGTCCAGATGTCGCGGTCAAGATCAAGAATGATATTATTAATGCGTTTCAATCCATCAAAAATGGCACTGTGGTTATCGTAGTGCGAAATTTGTGTGGTGAATTGCGAACGGTTCAATCCCAGTTTATCTTTTAGGAATTTGTTGGCAAACTCTTCCCAGTTAATATCGGGGTAAGCTACTAAGTGTGCATTAAAATTTCCGGTAGCTCCGCCAAATTTTGCATCGATGGCAATAGATTTTAACTGAACAAGCTGCACCATAATTCGCTCTAAAAATACCTTGATTTCTTTTCCAACTTTTGTTGGCGATGCAGGCTGGCCGTGTGTTTTTGCCAGCATCGGAATATCCTTCCATTCCGATGCCAGTGTCAGCAGTTTTTCAATCAATTCCTGCAGCAGCGGGTAATATTCTTCTTCCAAAGCATCTTGAATCGATTTAGGAATAGCTGTATTATTGGCATCCTGCGAGGTAAGTGCAAAGTGAATAAACTCCTTGTATTTACCCAACTCCAGCTTGTCAAATTCTTCTTTTATAAAATACTCAACAGCTTTTACATCGTGGTTGGTCACGCTTTCAATATCTTTAATGCGCTGTGCATCTTCAAGCGAAAAGTTAAGGTGAAGCTCACGAAGTTTTTCCAGTTTATCAGCAGGAATATCAGCAAGTTGTGGCAAAGGAATTTCGCAAAGGGCAATAAAGTATTCTATTTCGGTAAATAATCGGTATTTAATCAGCGCGAATTCGCTAAAGTATTTTCCCAACCCTTCTACTTTGTTACTGTACCTGCCGTCAACCGGCGAAATTGCTGTTAATGTATTAAGTTCCATTGTTATTACTTAGAATTAAGCTGCAAATTTATAAAATTAAGCGGACTAACTATTTGGCAGCCGAATGAATTTAGAATTCTTTAACTGCATGGGGATTTTGCCCGCTACAGACTATGAATTTGCTTTATTTGCTTTTTAGAGTCGGGCATAAATTGTAATTTGTTTTTTGTATTTTGGAACTTGAAAAAAATCAATGCCATGAAGCTAAAGAATTTCTGGATTTTGTTATTTGTAATTGCCACACTTAGTGCATTTGCACAGGAGGCCAACAAGAAAAAGGTGTTTCTTCTGAATATAAAATCCGAAATTACTCCGGCCACACGACGCCAGGTGAGCCAGGCTTTTACAGAAGCCGATTCGGTAAAAGCCGATGTTTTTCTGATTCATATGAATACGTACGGCGGAACTGTTGTTGATGCCGATTCTATACGCACACGAATTCTGCAAAGTAAAATTCCGGTTTACGTGTTTATCGACAATAATGCAGCATCGGCAGGTGCGTTGATTTCCATTGCCTGCGACGGTATTTATATGCGTCCCGGAGGTAGTATTGGTGCAGCAACCGTGGTCAATCAAACCGGTGAGGCGATGCCCGATAAATACCAGAGTTACATGCGATCGACTATGCGGGCAACTGCCGAGGCGCATGGAAAAGATACAACAATCACAGCTAGCGGAGATACGATTGTCGACTGGTTTCGCGATCCGAAAATTGCCGAGGCCATGGTGGATGAACGCATTTTTGTAGAAGGTGTTTCGGATTCGGGAAAGGTACTTACGTTTACACCATCGGAAGCGATTGAAAATGGTTTTTGCGAAGGAACAGCGGAAAATATTGGCGAAGTATTGCAGCAGGTGGGAATTGACGATTATGAGTTGTTTGAATACGAACCAACTTTTATTGAAAAAATAATCGGGTTTCTGGTGCATCCAATGGTTTCAGGATTATTGATTATGGCAATTGTGGGCGGTATTTATTTCGAGATGCAGTCGCCGGGAATCGGTTTTCCGCTGGGAATAGCAATTTTAGCGGCCTTGCTTTATTTTATGCCGCTTTATCTCGAAGGCTTGGCCGAACATTGGGAAATTGCCCTGTTTATTGTCGGGTTGATACTTATTGCGGTGGAAATATTTGTGATTCCGGGTTTCGGAATTGCCGGAGCCCTGGGAATAACTTTTGTTTTTATTGGGCTGGTTTTGAGTCTCATCGATAATGTGAATTTCGATTTTGAAGGAGTGCAAATGGAAGGAGTTGGAAAGGCAATTGCTACGGTCGTAATCGGAATATTTAGTGGTTTTGTGCTGGCACTTTATCTTGGGAAACGTATGTTCACTGCTGAGCATGGTATGTTCAAAAACTTTGCTTTAAACACGGTTCAGCATGTTAACGATGGTTTTGTTAGTGTTAATACCACACTTTTTGAGTTGAAAGGAAAGAAAGGAATTGCCCAGACCGTTTTACGCCCCGGAGGAAAAATCAATATAGATGGTGAAGTTTACGATGCAGTTGCCGTTAACGGATTTATTGAAAAAGATGAAAAAATAGTGGTAACAAAAGTTGAAGCTACTCAGCTTTATGTGGAGTTGGATGAAGAGTAAGGAACAAGGAACAAGTAGAAAGTTCAAAGGCAAAAGTTGCGAGCTTTGTGTATCAATCTTAAAGTCAATCTACATCAATCCTGCTGTCAATCTTTCAGGCGATAAAACATGATTTCTTCCGTGTCGTTGGGCAAAGTAACGTGTTTTGAAAAACGCATTCCCAGCTTTTCCAATAGTCGTTGCGAACGCAGATTGTATTTAGCAGTAATTGCTGTTATGTTCTTGATTTTAAAATCTTCGATACCAACTTTTTTTAATCGTTCGGCAGCTTCAAAAGCATAACCCTGGCCTTCAAATTCAGGTAAAAAAGCGAAGCCAATATCAATACCTTCCAGCCCGTCTCGGTCAAAAAGTCCGCAGGTACCCATCTTGGCATTGTCAGTTTTTCTGAGAACTATATAGTTGCCGTATCCTTCTTTTTTTAGTTGAGGATACATTTTCTCACGAATATACTCGCGGGCTTCCTTTTCAGAGTAAACACCACGGTCTCCAATGAACTGAAGCCACTTTTCAGAATTTAATAACTGGTAAATAAACCGGTAATCGTTTTCCTCGCACGGACGAAGAATTAAGCGGGGTGTTTCAAATGTTTGGTAGCTGACGCCATCAATAATAACCGACATAATTTGTGTTTTGGTAAAGAAACAAAATTATGCCGGAATTAGAGGAAAGTGGTAAATTCTTAAACCAGTTTTTCTTTGAAAAAGTCGACGGTGCGACTCCAAGCGAGTTTCGCAGCAGCTTCATCGTATCGTGGCGTAGTATCGTTGTGGAATCCGTGGTTCACGCCCGGGTACATGTGAGCCGTGTATTCTTTGTTGTATTTTTTCAACGCTGCTTCGTAGTCTGGCCATCCTGCATTAACACGTGTATCGAGTTCAGCATAATGCAGCAAAAGTGGTGCTTCAATTTGTTTTGTTTCTTCTTCTGATGGTTGGCCTCCATAAAACGGAACAGCCGCTTTTAAATCGGCAACTTTAACGGCCATCATATTCGATATCCATCCGCCAAAACAAAAACCAACAACACCAATATTTCCATCGCATTCGGGATGCGATTTGAGGTAATCGAAAGCTGCAATAAAATCTTGCAGCATTTCGTCTCTGTCGCGTTCGCGTTGCATGGTTCGGCCATCGTCGTCGTTTCCCGGATAACCTCCAAGCGGACTAAGCGCATCGGGCGAAACCGATATAAATCCGGCCAGTGCTGCGCGACGTCCAACATCGGCAATGTGTGGATTTAAACCGCGGTTCTCGTGTACAACCAGAATTCCCGGTAGCTTTTTTGAGTTTCCTGCCGGTCTTGATAATTGGCCACTGATTTTACCACCACCTTTTGGCGATTGGTATTCGATGGTTTCTGTTTTTAACCGTGCATCCTCAGCTTTAATCTGAATTTTATCCTGGTAGTTGGGCATAATAAAACTCATGAGCGACGAAATGGTTAATCCTCCAACGGCATAAGCCGAAAGTCGTTCAACGAATTTTCTGCGATCAATTCGGTTGTGTGCATAGTCATCGTACAGGTCGAAAACCTCCTGGCTAATCTGTTCTTTCTTTATTTCTTTCATTGTTAGTTATTTAATATTGAAATAACTATTGAATATTGTGCTTTGTTCAAAATCTGGTCAATGAATTTGAACTGGCCTGGTTACATTTCAGTTTCAATAAAATGTTAGCAAAACAGTGTCGGGCAATGGTATCAAAATGTTGAGTCGTAATTTAGCTTACTTTTGTCGCATCAAAAAAAAGGAAAAACAGGGATGAGCACAAAGGTAGTTTTAGGAACAAAATTTTCGCCGTCGGCAACAAAGGTTATTTTGTTGGGATCGGGTGAATTAGGAAAAGAAGTGGTAATCGAATTTCAGCGTTACGGCGTGGAAGTTATAGCGGTTGACAGCTACGAAAATGCGCCTGGCATGCAGGTTGCCGATCGTTATTATGTGGCCTCTATGCTGGATGGCGAACGTTTGGCAGAGATAATCAGAACGGAAAAACCGGATTATATCATCCCGGAAGTAGAAGCTATTGCCACCGACAAGTTACTGGAGCTGGAAAAGGAAGGTTTTCATGTAATCCCAACAGCAAATGCTACGCGATTAACCATGAACCGTGAAGGCATAAGAACTTTGGCAGCCGAGGAATTAGGGCTTTCTACTTCGCCTTATAAATTTGCAGGCACGAAGGAAGAGTTTGAAGCCGCGATCGAAGAAATTGGATTTCCTTGCGTGGTGAAACCAATCATGAGTTCGTCGGGCAAAGGACAAAGTGTAGTGAAAAGCGCTGCCGATATTGACTACGCATGGAATTACGCCATGGAAGGTGCCCGCGGAAACAGCGACCGTGTAATTGTGGAAGGTTTTGTTGATTTTGATTACGAAATTACCTTGCTAACCATCAGTCATGTTGGTGGCGTT comes from uncultured Draconibacterium sp. and encodes:
- the purT gene encoding formate-dependent phosphoribosylglycinamide formyltransferase, with amino-acid sequence MSTKVVLGTKFSPSATKVILLGSGELGKEVVIEFQRYGVEVIAVDSYENAPGMQVADRYYVASMLDGERLAEIIRTEKPDYIIPEVEAIATDKLLELEKEGFHVIPTANATRLTMNREGIRTLAAEELGLSTSPYKFAGTKEEFEAAIEEIGFPCVVKPIMSSSGKGQSVVKSAADIDYAWNYAMEGARGNSDRVIVEGFVDFDYEITLLTISHVGGVSFCEPIGHRQEGGDYQESWQPQAMSQKALTEAQHIAKTVVEALGGRGLFGVEFFVKNDTVYFSELSPRPHDTGMVTMISQDLSEFALHVRAILGLPIPNIEFHGPSASSVIMVKGESKQVAFSNLTEVLSEPDTQLRLFGKPEVKGERRMGVCLARANSVEEARDKANKASSSVLVQL
- a CDS encoding NfeD family protein, giving the protein MKLKNFWILLFVIATLSAFAQEANKKKVFLLNIKSEITPATRRQVSQAFTEADSVKADVFLIHMNTYGGTVVDADSIRTRILQSKIPVYVFIDNNAASAGALISIACDGIYMRPGGSIGAATVVNQTGEAMPDKYQSYMRSTMRATAEAHGKDTTITASGDTIVDWFRDPKIAEAMVDERIFVEGVSDSGKVLTFTPSEAIENGFCEGTAENIGEVLQQVGIDDYELFEYEPTFIEKIIGFLVHPMVSGLLIMAIVGGIYFEMQSPGIGFPLGIAILAALLYFMPLYLEGLAEHWEIALFIVGLILIAVEIFVIPGFGIAGALGITFVFIGLVLSLIDNVNFDFEGVQMEGVGKAIATVVIGIFSGFVLALYLGKRMFTAEHGMFKNFALNTVQHVNDGFVSVNTTLFELKGKKGIAQTVLRPGGKINIDGEVYDAVAVNGFIEKDEKIVVTKVEATQLYVELDEE
- the purB gene encoding adenylosuccinate lyase — encoded protein: MELNTLTAISPVDGRYSNKVEGLGKYFSEFALIKYRLFTEIEYFIALCEIPLPQLADIPADKLEKLRELHLNFSLEDAQRIKDIESVTNHDVKAVEYFIKEEFDKLELGKYKEFIHFALTSQDANNTAIPKSIQDALEEEYYPLLQELIEKLLTLASEWKDIPMLAKTHGQPASPTKVGKEIKVFLERIMVQLVQLKSIAIDAKFGGATGNFNAHLVAYPDINWEEFANKFLKDKLGLNRSQFTTQISHYDNHSAIFDGLKRINNIILDLDRDIWTYISMNYFKQKIKKGEVGSSTMPHKVNPIDFENSEGNIGIANAGFEQLSQKLPVSRLQRDLTDSTVTRFIGVPFGHTLIAIKSTLKGLNKLLINTAAIEKDLENNWAVVAEAIQTILRREFFPNPYEALKDLTRKNEVINKEAIHNFVDGLDVSDAVKEELKAITPQNYTGIF
- a CDS encoding GNAT family N-acetyltransferase, encoding MSVIIDGVSYQTFETPRLILRPCEENDYRFIYQLLNSEKWLQFIGDRGVYSEKEAREYIREKMYPQLKKEGYGNYIVLRKTDNAKMGTCGLFDRDGLEGIDIGFAFLPEFEGQGYAFEAAERLKKVGIEDFKIKNITAITAKYNLRSQRLLEKLGMRFSKHVTLPNDTEEIMFYRLKD
- a CDS encoding dienelactone hydrolase family protein, producing MKEIKKEQISQEVFDLYDDYAHNRIDRRKFVERLSAYAVGGLTISSLMSFIMPNYQDKIQIKAEDARLKTETIEYQSPKGGGKISGQLSRPAGNSKKLPGILVVHENRGLNPHIADVGRRAALAGFISVSPDALSPLGGYPGNDDDGRTMQRERDRDEMLQDFIAAFDYLKSHPECDGNIGVVGFCFGGWISNMMAVKVADLKAAVPFYGGQPSEEETKQIEAPLLLHYAELDTRVNAGWPDYEAALKKYNKEYTAHMYPGVNHGFHNDTTPRYDEAAAKLAWSRTVDFFKEKLV